One Chryseobacterium wanjuense genomic region harbors:
- a CDS encoding ABC transporter ATP-binding protein, with protein MIYGTLFLTFLGALAAQVNPLVLKYTVDEVTKLTLLPHPMSEGIHVLVLISVILLGKELLNIFINFGQKFYGEKIRINVSSVLAQSAIDKILTYRVAYFNDENHESGKLQIRIDRGIESLTRLVQNFFIDMLPLFSNAIIALIIMYLQNIYVGIVSTIIVPIYFYISSLQAKKLSGVRRQLRNQREQKTSGLLNLINSIMVIKSFVREKFEGKKQYDLQMQLMESQMFTRKTNFIYDGLKTFIEQFGVVLIILLTVYLVLDQQMTIGAIMLHIMLFNNVSAPIRQLHRIYDDMNDAMIYAEGYFDILNADDEKEPNGNFVEKDIKGNFELKNINFTYPNGTQALHDVSMTIENGKTTALVGLSGAGKSTVINLLCKFYLPDSGEIVLDHVNLNDFNNTFLRDDLGLVLQKNHIFQGSIEDNIRYGNMNATFAEIEEAAKKAYLHEQILDLPDQYQHDATQLSGGQQQRIAIARLFLKDPPIIFLDEPTASLDAIATEQIKNSLDAIKEGRTVIIISHSLSQILDSDKIYVMKKGRVVESGTHDELVQINGTYREIFDASARSLNLDKLVNSFKDN; from the coding sequence ATGATTTACGGGACGTTGTTCCTTACGTTTTTAGGAGCTCTTGCCGCACAGGTCAATCCATTGGTTTTGAAATATACCGTAGATGAGGTGACGAAACTGACCCTTCTTCCACATCCGATGTCGGAAGGAATTCATGTATTGGTGCTGATTTCGGTGATTTTGTTAGGAAAAGAATTATTAAATATTTTCATCAATTTCGGACAAAAATTTTACGGCGAAAAAATTAGAATTAATGTAAGTTCTGTCTTGGCACAATCAGCCATTGATAAGATTTTAACGTACAGAGTGGCATATTTTAATGATGAAAACCACGAATCGGGAAAATTGCAGATCAGGATCGACAGAGGGATTGAAAGTCTGACAAGACTGGTTCAGAATTTTTTCATTGATATGCTTCCGTTGTTTTCAAATGCAATTATTGCATTGATTATCATGTATTTGCAAAATATATATGTCGGGATCGTTTCTACGATTATTGTTCCTATTTATTTTTATATCAGCTCTTTACAGGCTAAAAAATTAAGTGGAGTCCGTCGCCAGCTGAGAAATCAGCGGGAGCAGAAAACTTCGGGATTGTTGAATTTAATTAATTCGATAATGGTAATAAAAAGTTTTGTCCGTGAAAAATTTGAAGGAAAAAAGCAATACGATTTGCAGATGCAGTTGATGGAAAGCCAGATGTTTACCCGAAAAACGAATTTTATTTATGACGGCTTAAAAACTTTTATCGAACAGTTTGGTGTTGTTTTAATTATTTTATTGACGGTTTATCTGGTACTCGATCAGCAAATGACAATCGGCGCAATCATGCTTCACATCATGCTTTTCAACAATGTTTCGGCACCGATTCGGCAGCTGCACAGAATTTATGATGATATGAATGATGCGATGATTTATGCGGAAGGATATTTCGATATTTTAAATGCAGACGATGAAAAAGAACCCAACGGAAATTTTGTAGAAAAAGACATCAAAGGAAATTTTGAATTAAAAAATATCAACTTCACCTATCCGAACGGAACGCAGGCTTTGCACGATGTTTCCATGACCATTGAAAACGGGAAAACAACGGCTTTGGTAGGACTGAGCGGTGCGGGAAAATCAACGGTGATCAATCTTTTATGTAAATTTTATCTTCCGGATTCCGGTGAAATAGTATTGGACCATGTTAATTTAAATGATTTTAATAATACTTTTCTCCGCGATGATCTTGGTTTGGTGCTTCAAAAAAATCACATTTTTCAGGGAAGCATCGAAGACAATATCCGCTACGGAAATATGAATGCAACTTTTGCAGAAATTGAAGAAGCTGCCAAAAAAGCCTATCTCCACGAGCAGATTTTAGATTTACCGGATCAATATCAGCATGATGCTACGCAGCTTTCGGGAGGTCAGCAGCAGAGAATTGCCATTGCAAGATTGTTCCTTAAAGATCCGCCGATTATTTTTCTGGATGAGCCGACCGCCAGTCTGGACGCCATTGCTACGGAGCAGATTAAAAACTCTTTAGATGCGATAAAAGAAGGAAGAACGGTGATTATTATTTCACATTCTCTGTCGCAGATTTTGGATTCGGATAAAATTTATGTGATGAAAAAAGGCAGAGTTGTAGAAAGTGGAACTCACGATGAATTGGTGCAAATCAACGGAACATACAGGGAAATTTTTGATGCTTCGGCGAGGAGTTTAAATTTGGATAAATTGGTGAATAGTTTTAAAGATAATTAA
- a CDS encoding helix-turn-helix transcriptional regulator — translation MNDHYLKKLDRVTAILTQLQSKPIVRAQDLAQKFEVSVRTIYRDVKTLENAGIPIVGEAGSGYSLMDGYKLPPVMFTKEEVLSFITAEKLMQKFLHQSLGNHYQTAMEKVRSVLKYSDKNLIENIEKQIDVYNYHPKTEDNIKNVIPIILESIAEKKQLTMEYKTMDSKISTRTIEAVGVFFEFNYWYIMAFCTLRNDFRQFRVDRILQIFKTQNPFLQEYGQINDYRKSGNGNKTTVKLLVEKKIMNHLVNSKKYYGLIDEVDTENGVELTFETEWINDGFPRWLITFADYATILEPEILQTKLNDLLIKISGKHK, via the coding sequence ATGAACGATCATTATTTAAAAAAACTCGACCGAGTCACCGCCATTCTTACTCAACTGCAATCGAAACCGATTGTACGGGCGCAGGATCTGGCGCAAAAATTTGAGGTAAGTGTGCGTACGATTTACCGTGATGTAAAAACATTGGAAAATGCTGGAATTCCGATTGTTGGTGAGGCCGGAAGCGGATATTCTTTGATGGATGGTTATAAACTTCCACCGGTCATGTTTACGAAGGAAGAAGTATTGAGTTTCATTACTGCAGAAAAATTGATGCAGAAATTTTTACATCAAAGTTTGGGAAATCATTACCAGACTGCCATGGAAAAGGTGCGTTCCGTATTAAAATATTCAGATAAAAATTTAATTGAAAATATCGAAAAACAGATTGATGTTTACAATTATCACCCGAAAACCGAAGATAATATAAAAAATGTCATTCCGATTATCCTGGAAAGTATTGCTGAAAAGAAGCAGCTGACAATGGAATACAAAACCATGGATTCCAAAATTTCTACGAGAACCATCGAAGCCGTCGGCGTTTTTTTTGAATTTAATTATTGGTATATCATGGCTTTTTGTACGTTGAGGAATGATTTCAGACAATTCAGGGTCGATAGGATTTTACAGATTTTCAAAACGCAGAATCCTTTTTTACAGGAGTACGGACAAATCAATGATTACAGGAAAAGCGGAAATGGAAATAAAACCACCGTAAAGCTTTTGGTAGAGAAAAAAATCATGAATCATCTGGTTAATTCGAAAAAATATTACGGATTAATCGACGAAGTGGACACGGAAAACGGAGTAGAACTCACCTTTGAAACGGAATGGATCAACGACGGATTTCCGCGCTGGCTGATTACTTTTGCAGATTATGCGACCATTTTGGAGCCTGAAATTCTTCAGACAAAACTTAATGATTTACTGATCAAAATCTCTGGAAAACACAAATAA
- a CDS encoding DinB family protein: MTTTATITKQFMTSEQLLEHWQGHRNLTRRVIEAFPEKELFEFSVGGMRPFAKLAVELISIGGPALKGIVNKNMEAYNEEGFNPKTKEDILKKWDEETETINHYFAQISEERFQETFNLFGQYEFPVYQNILYFVDNEIHHRGQGYVYLRALGIEPPFFWERF; the protein is encoded by the coding sequence ATGACAACTACAGCAACCATCACAAAACAATTTATGACATCTGAACAATTATTAGAACACTGGCAAGGGCACAGAAACCTGACAAGAAGGGTAATCGAAGCTTTTCCGGAAAAAGAATTATTCGAATTTTCGGTAGGCGGAATGAGACCTTTTGCAAAACTTGCCGTTGAGCTGATCAGCATCGGAGGACCTGCTTTGAAAGGAATCGTGAACAAAAATATGGAAGCCTACAACGAAGAAGGTTTCAACCCGAAAACAAAAGAAGATATTTTGAAAAAATGGGATGAGGAAACTGAAACCATCAACCATTATTTTGCACAGATTTCGGAAGAACGTTTCCAGGAGACTTTTAATTTATTCGGACAGTACGAGTTTCCGGTTTATCAGAATATTTTGTATTTCGTGGATAATGAAATTCACCACCGCGGACAAGGATATGTCTATCTAAGAGCTTTGGGAATCGAGCCCCCTTTTTTCTGGGAGAGATTCTAG
- a CDS encoding cob(I)yrinic acid a,c-diamide adenosyltransferase, with translation MKIYTKTGDKGQTALYGGTRVSKASARVDSYGNIDELNSFIGIAKSHIEDEEVLQQLKKIQFDLFTVGSEAATPVDKLMLANGKSRLPLIISETEIEELENWMDAFEEKLEPLQFFILPGGGKSATFLHAARTICRRAERSLVFLNESEEVRPELIKYLNRLSDYLFVLARYISKINNEPEEYWNPNER, from the coding sequence ATGAAAATTTATACAAAAACAGGAGATAAAGGTCAAACGGCTTTGTATGGCGGGACGAGAGTTTCAAAAGCGAGTGCAAGAGTCGACAGCTACGGAAATATAGACGAATTAAACTCATTCATCGGAATTGCAAAAAGTCATATCGAAGATGAAGAAGTTTTGCAGCAACTGAAAAAAATACAGTTCGATTTATTTACAGTAGGCTCGGAAGCGGCAACACCGGTGGATAAACTGATGTTGGCCAACGGAAAATCCCGTCTTCCACTCATCATTTCCGAAACTGAGATTGAAGAACTGGAAAACTGGATGGATGCTTTTGAGGAAAAATTAGAACCACTTCAATTTTTCATTCTTCCCGGCGGCGGAAAATCGGCAACGTTTTTACATGCGGCAAGAACGATTTGCAGAAGGGCAGAACGTTCTTTGGTTTTCCTGAACGAATCGGAAGAAGTACGTCCGGAATTGATCAAATATTTGAACCGACTTTCAGATTACCTTTTTGTTTTGGCAAGATATATCTCCAAAATCAACAACGAACCGGAAGAATACTGGAATCCGAATGAAAGATAA
- a CDS encoding thiamine diphosphokinase — MKDKALLFINGDAPKSFPNPEKYGLIACTDGAFHYLKNLDFPLEKLDFISGDFDSHSGKDENLYHEKFIYTPDQDKTDFHKALEIIIEKGFKNIDILGGSGGEQDHFLGNLTVAFGFKDILNIKFYDEFSEYYFVPKNFAVKNVKDKMISLYPFPSVENITTKGLNWPLTNGNLSITSRIGTRNFAVEDEVSIEYEKGDLLVFIGRDYL, encoded by the coding sequence ATGAAAGATAAAGCCTTACTTTTCATCAACGGAGATGCTCCGAAATCTTTCCCAAATCCCGAAAAATATGGCTTGATTGCCTGTACAGACGGTGCTTTTCACTATCTGAAAAATCTGGATTTCCCGTTAGAGAAATTAGATTTTATTTCCGGAGATTTTGATTCTCATTCGGGGAAGGATGAAAATCTTTATCATGAAAAATTCATCTATACACCGGATCAGGATAAAACGGATTTCCATAAAGCACTGGAAATTATTATAGAAAAAGGTTTCAAAAATATTGATATTTTAGGCGGAAGTGGTGGTGAGCAGGATCATTTTCTGGGGAATCTTACGGTAGCTTTTGGTTTTAAGGATATATTAAACATAAAGTTTTATGATGAGTTTTCCGAATATTATTTTGTTCCGAAAAATTTTGCAGTAAAAAATGTAAAAGATAAAATGATTTCTTTGTATCCCTTTCCATCAGTTGAAAATATTACAACAAAAGGTTTGAATTGGCCTTTGACCAATGGAAATTTAAGTATCACCTCAAGAATCGGAACCAGAAACTTCGCTGTGGAAGATGAGGTTTCTATTGAATATGAAAAAGGGGATTTGCTGGTTTTTATTGGACGAGATTATTTGTGA
- a CDS encoding tyrosine-protein phosphatase, translating into MKNLIKMSFLLITFLSIYSCKTQHFSTPEYGKNETEKEIRIKKVHNFRTVENIKNIDGRTLKQGKFYRSGHLFKLKKKSFHEFESLGIKEIIDLRNSKEIAKKPDNLPRDIVYKNYSAFEDKGDQLDQAKKMVLKGKVNGSDADQRMVDFYKDYVTENPEMIKKIINEILESDQPILYHCTAGKDRTGITTALILIILKFDRQTIYNEYLLSNNYRKKLVDKRLKLATDLHFLYPKMDVKVLEKLSWVESDYLDAAFSEINKKYGSVDAYIQQVLGIPEDKRQEYIQKFTY; encoded by the coding sequence ATGAAAAATCTAATCAAAATGTCATTTCTTCTCATTACTTTCCTTAGCATTTACTCCTGTAAAACGCAGCATTTTTCTACACCCGAATACGGAAAAAATGAAACGGAAAAAGAGATTAGAATTAAAAAAGTTCACAATTTCAGAACGGTAGAAAATATTAAAAATATTGATGGACGAACTTTAAAACAAGGAAAATTTTACAGAAGTGGACATCTTTTTAAACTAAAGAAAAAATCTTTTCACGAATTTGAAAGCTTAGGAATAAAAGAAATTATTGATCTCAGAAATTCAAAAGAAATTGCAAAAAAGCCGGATAATCTTCCGCGCGATATTGTTTATAAAAATTATTCTGCTTTTGAGGATAAAGGTGACCAGTTGGATCAGGCGAAAAAAATGGTTTTAAAAGGGAAAGTTAATGGTTCCGATGCCGACCAAAGAATGGTAGATTTTTACAAAGATTATGTCACGGAAAATCCTGAAATGATCAAGAAAATCATTAATGAAATTTTAGAATCAGATCAGCCCATTTTATATCATTGCACAGCCGGAAAAGACCGCACAGGAATTACTACGGCTTTGATTTTAATAATTTTAAAATTTGACAGACAAACGATTTACAACGAATATCTTTTATCAAATAACTACCGAAAAAAACTTGTTGACAAAAGACTGAAACTGGCAACTGATTTACATTTTCTCTATCCCAAAATGGATGTAAAAGTCTTGGAAAAATTAAGCTGGGTAGAAAGTGATTATTTGGATGCTGCTTTTAGTGAAATCAATAAAAAATATGGTTCTGTTGATGCATATATTCAACAGGTGTTGGGAATTCCTGAGGATAAACGACAGGAATACATTCAGAAGTTTACATATTGA
- a CDS encoding type III PLP-dependent enzyme domain-containing protein: MKIKYSELIDQTLYFPTEEFNVSENNLLFHDIPLMEVVEKFGTPLKISYLPRISQNIQKAKSWFREAFEKTEYKKNYTYCYCTKSSHFKFVLEEALKNDISIETSSAYDMDIVKSLYENGKVDKNIEVICNGFKTDDYLAKISDLINNGFENITPILDNYRELDKLTESIDSTFDIGIRIASEEEPKFEFYTSRLGIGYKDIIPYYSQKIAEHPNARLKMLHFFINTGIKDTAYYWNELYKCLRVYARLKKIAPEVDSLNIGGGFPIKTSLNFDYDYQYMVEEIVSQIKKFCEEEGVEEPNIYTEFGSFTVGESGANIYKIISQKRQNDREKWNMIDSSFMTTLPDTWAISRHFIMLPLNRWEDTYERVFLGGLTCDSDDYYNSEQHTNAIYLPVFSDTKPLYIGFFHTGAYQETISGFGGIHHCLMPQPRHVLIQKDEDGELQYEIFRERQEPEDVLKILGYK, translated from the coding sequence ATGAAAATAAAATACTCGGAACTTATTGATCAGACATTGTATTTTCCAACAGAAGAATTCAATGTTTCTGAGAACAATTTGTTGTTTCACGACATTCCTTTGATGGAAGTTGTTGAAAAGTTTGGCACTCCGCTAAAGATTAGCTACCTGCCGAGAATTTCTCAAAATATCCAAAAAGCGAAAAGCTGGTTTAGGGAAGCTTTTGAGAAAACCGAATATAAGAAGAATTATACCTATTGCTACTGTACAAAATCAAGCCATTTCAAATTTGTATTGGAAGAAGCTCTTAAAAATGATATTTCCATAGAAACTTCTTCTGCTTATGACATGGATATCGTAAAATCTCTTTATGAAAACGGTAAAGTAGATAAAAATATTGAAGTGATCTGCAACGGTTTCAAAACAGACGATTATCTGGCGAAAATTTCAGATCTTATCAACAATGGTTTTGAAAATATCACTCCAATTCTGGATAACTACCGTGAATTGGATAAGCTTACCGAAAGCATCGACAGCACTTTCGACATCGGAATCAGAATCGCTTCTGAGGAAGAGCCGAAGTTCGAATTTTATACCTCCAGATTAGGGATCGGATATAAAGATATCATTCCCTATTACAGCCAGAAAATTGCGGAACATCCGAATGCAAGGCTGAAAATGCTTCACTTTTTTATCAATACCGGAATTAAAGATACCGCTTACTACTGGAACGAATTATACAAATGTCTTCGTGTGTACGCACGTTTGAAAAAAATCGCTCCTGAAGTTGATTCATTGAATATTGGTGGCGGTTTCCCTATCAAAACTTCTCTGAATTTCGACTACGATTACCAATATATGGTGGAGGAAATTGTTTCTCAGATCAAAAAATTCTGTGAAGAAGAAGGGGTTGAAGAGCCGAATATTTATACAGAATTCGGAAGCTTCACCGTTGGAGAAAGTGGGGCAAATATTTATAAAATAATCTCTCAAAAACGTCAGAACGACAGGGAAAAATGGAATATGATCGATTCATCTTTCATGACGACACTTCCTGATACATGGGCGATTTCAAGACACTTTATCATGCTTCCGCTGAACAGATGGGAAGATACCTATGAAAGGGTTTTCCTGGGTGGTTTAACTTGCGATTCGGATGATTATTATAATTCTGAACAGCATACGAATGCTATTTATTTGCCGGTTTTCAGCGATACGAAACCTTTGTATATCGGATTTTTCCATACGGGAGCGTATCAGGAAACAATCAGTGGATTTGGTGGAATTCACCACTGTCTGATGCCTCAGCCAAGACACGTTTTGATCCAGAAAGATGAAGACGGTGAATTGCAGTATGAGATTTTCCGTGAAAGACAGGAACCGGAAGATGTTTTGAAAATTCTTGGTTATAAATAG
- a CDS encoding HAD family hydrolase: protein MPLKAVLFDMDGVIVDTEPLHRKAYFKTFNELEIAVSEDLYTSFTGASTKRVCETLIYEFNLNQTHEEIAKTKRDYFKDYFYNDEEFDLIPGVKELIQHYHENGIKLILASSATMTTINMVFEKFELEKYFSGKISGADLKESKPHPEVFLLAAEMAGEPVENCMVIEDSTNGILAAHRAKIFCAAYRSPHSKNQDYTLADTVISDYADLELDKVSKYF, encoded by the coding sequence ATGCCTTTAAAAGCTGTTCTTTTCGATATGGATGGAGTGATTGTAGACACAGAACCATTGCACAGAAAAGCCTATTTTAAAACATTCAATGAACTGGAAATTGCGGTTTCCGAAGATTTATATACTTCTTTCACAGGTGCTTCTACGAAGAGAGTTTGTGAAACATTGATTTATGAATTTAATTTAAATCAGACCCACGAAGAAATAGCGAAAACCAAAAGAGATTATTTTAAGGATTATTTTTATAATGATGAAGAATTTGATTTAATTCCGGGAGTAAAAGAATTAATTCAGCATTATCATGAAAACGGAATCAAATTAATTCTGGCTTCATCCGCTACAATGACGACCATCAATATGGTTTTTGAAAAATTCGAACTGGAAAAATATTTCAGCGGAAAAATAAGCGGGGCAGATTTAAAAGAATCAAAACCTCATCCTGAAGTTTTCCTTTTGGCGGCAGAAATGGCAGGAGAACCCGTTGAAAACTGCATGGTGATTGAGGATTCTACAAACGGAATTTTAGCAGCACATCGAGCGAAAATTTTCTGTGCAGCGTATAGAAGTCCGCATTCTAAAAATCAGGATTATACATTGGCAGATACTGTGATTTCAGATTATGCTGACCTTGAATTAGATAAAGTTTCAAAATATTTTTAA
- the speB gene encoding agmatinase, whose translation MKTYAGIPEENASLENSKVMLVTVPYDGTSTWGKGADKGPELFLNASENMELYDIETQTEPYLEGVYLAGEISENSTPEAMTEAVYQKTKELLNNDGKLFTLFGGEHSVSIGSIRAVGEKFENLTVLQLDAHTDLRPEFHGSTSNHACAVFEANQKHNLVQVGIRSMDIEEAEYLPEGRVFFAHEIANNENWVNDVLEKVSGNVYITIDLDAFDPSIAPSTGTPEPGGLQWYPTLELLRRVFEKCNVVAFDIVELMDSPMAKPSAFLAAKLYYKMLAYYHLYNNN comes from the coding sequence ATGAAAACATACGCAGGAATTCCTGAAGAAAATGCATCATTAGAGAACTCAAAAGTAATGTTGGTAACGGTTCCTTACGACGGAACTTCAACCTGGGGGAAAGGGGCAGACAAAGGTCCTGAATTATTCTTAAATGCTTCAGAAAATATGGAGCTTTACGACATCGAAACTCAAACTGAGCCTTACCTTGAAGGTGTTTATCTGGCAGGAGAAATTTCTGAAAATTCTACTCCGGAAGCGATGACAGAAGCGGTTTACCAAAAAACAAAAGAATTGTTGAACAATGATGGTAAATTATTTACCCTTTTCGGAGGAGAGCATTCTGTTTCTATCGGTTCGATTCGTGCGGTGGGTGAAAAATTCGAGAATTTAACGGTTCTTCAATTGGATGCTCACACAGACCTGCGCCCGGAATTCCATGGTTCTACTTCTAATCACGCTTGTGCGGTTTTTGAGGCGAACCAGAAGCATAATCTGGTACAAGTGGGAATCCGTTCTATGGATATCGAAGAAGCTGAATATCTGCCGGAAGGAAGAGTATTTTTCGCTCACGAAATTGCCAACAACGAAAACTGGGTAAATGATGTATTGGAAAAAGTTTCAGGAAATGTTTATATCACGATTGACCTTGATGCTTTTGATCCTTCAATTGCCCCGTCAACGGGAACTCCTGAACCGGGCGGATTACAATGGTATCCAACGTTGGAACTATTAAGAAGAGTATTCGAAAAATGTAACGTTGTAGCATTTGATATTGTAGAATTAATGGATTCTCCGATGGCAAAACCAAGCGCATTCCTTGCAGCGAAGTTATATTACAAAATGCTTGCTTACTATCATCTTTATAACAACAACTAA
- a CDS encoding bifunctional helix-turn-helix domain-containing protein/methylated-DNA--[protein]-cysteine S-methyltransferase, translated as MSTQSQIDYNRIAKAIEYIRSNFRLQPSLEEVAEKINLSPTHFQKLFSDWAGTSPKKFLQFISLEHAKSLLKEEKASLFDATFETGLSSTSRLHDLFVKIEGMSPAEYKNGGKSLNINYSFSESPFGKVITASTEKGICYMAFENDTNKALGDLIFKFPNASFFEKQDEFQINALSIFNKDWTKLNTIKLHLKGTDFQLKVWESLLTIPMGKLSTYGNLAEKIGHSKASRAVGTAIGSNPVAFLIPCHRVIQSSGNIGGYRWGSERKQLIVGWESSRVYSDSLNTN; from the coding sequence ATGTCCACACAAAGTCAGATAGATTATAACAGAATTGCAAAAGCGATAGAGTATATCCGGAGCAATTTCAGGCTTCAGCCAAGTTTGGAGGAAGTGGCAGAGAAAATTAACTTAAGTCCTACTCATTTTCAGAAACTGTTTTCTGATTGGGCAGGAACGAGTCCGAAAAAGTTTTTGCAGTTCATCAGTCTTGAACATGCCAAAAGTTTATTAAAGGAAGAAAAAGCAAGCTTATTTGATGCAACATTTGAGACAGGATTGTCGAGTACAAGCAGATTACACGATCTTTTTGTAAAAATCGAAGGAATGTCTCCTGCAGAATATAAAAACGGAGGAAAAAGTCTCAACATCAATTACAGTTTTTCCGAAAGTCCTTTTGGAAAAGTAATTACAGCTTCCACAGAAAAAGGAATCTGTTATATGGCTTTTGAAAACGATACAAATAAAGCATTGGGAGATTTAATTTTTAAATTTCCTAATGCTTCTTTTTTTGAGAAACAAGACGAATTTCAGATCAATGCACTGTCCATTTTTAATAAAGACTGGACGAAATTAAATACCATTAAGCTCCATTTAAAAGGCACCGATTTTCAATTGAAAGTCTGGGAAAGTCTGCTCACTATTCCGATGGGAAAATTATCAACCTACGGAAATTTAGCCGAAAAAATTGGGCATTCTAAGGCATCAAGAGCTGTTGGTACGGCAATTGGAAGCAATCCTGTTGCATTTTTGATTCCTTGTCACCGTGTAATTCAGTCTTCAGGAAATATTGGCGGTTATCGATGGGGAAGTGAGAGAAAACAGTTGATTGTAGGTTGGGAGAGTTCCAGAGTTTATTCTGATTCTTTAAACACAAATTGA
- a CDS encoding alpha-ketoglutarate-dependent dioxygenase AlkB family protein: MLNLFEDISDYPLNILPNDGTVHYYGKVFSKQKSDFYYDYLLNQIPWENDEAIIFGKLILTKRKVAWFGEKPFEYTYSKRTKYAKFWTPELLELKQKCEEVTGETYNSCLLNLYHDGSEGMAYHSDGEKDLKKHGAIASLTFGAERKFLFKHKTTKEKVEIFLENGSLLVMKGKTQDHWLHRLPPTTKVKTPRVNLTFRTIEE; the protein is encoded by the coding sequence ATGTTAAACTTATTTGAAGACATATCCGATTATCCTTTAAATATTCTTCCCAACGACGGAACCGTTCACTATTACGGAAAAGTGTTTTCCAAACAAAAATCCGATTTTTATTATGATTATTTATTGAATCAGATTCCCTGGGAAAATGATGAAGCGATAATTTTCGGAAAATTGATTTTAACCAAAAGAAAAGTGGCGTGGTTTGGCGAAAAACCATTTGAATACACCTATTCAAAACGAACCAAATATGCAAAATTCTGGACTCCCGAATTGTTGGAATTAAAACAAAAATGTGAGGAAGTGACAGGGGAAACATACAATTCCTGTTTGCTGAATTTATATCACGACGGAAGCGAAGGAATGGCCTATCACAGCGATGGCGAAAAGGATCTGAAAAAACACGGCGCCATTGCATCCCTGACTTTCGGAGCAGAAAGAAAGTTTTTATTTAAACATAAAACCACCAAAGAAAAAGTGGAAATATTCCTTGAAAACGGAAGTTTATTGGTGATGAAAGGGAAAACGCAAGATCATTGGCTGCATCGGCTTCCACCGACCACAAAAGTAAAAACTCCTAGAGTGAATCTGACGTTCAGAACGATTGAGGAATGA